The Desulfofundulus luciae genome has a segment encoding these proteins:
- a CDS encoding CoA-transferase subunit beta gives MRNNHSPAQPGEYKLIELLAVASAREIQDGEVVFAGTGLPMLAVTLAQKTSAPRASIIYEAGSMDGRPAHLPSSVGDARCEYRASVSSGLLDVFGQLQRGVVDLAFLGGAEIDKYGNVNTTVIGGDYYNPAVRLTGSGGNPDINSLAKRTVFIMVQEKRRFKEQVDYVTSPGWRVKKWPGGEWVTRQEAFGSVFRGGPVAVITSMAVFRFDEETGEMYLDTVHPGVTVEDVKNNVGFDLDVSRCRGETSPPTYHELYLLRNVIDPEGLFLGS, from the coding sequence ATGCGTAATAACCACAGTCCGGCTCAGCCCGGGGAATACAAGCTGATAGAACTTTTGGCCGTGGCCAGTGCCCGGGAAATCCAGGACGGCGAGGTCGTATTTGCCGGCACCGGGCTACCCATGCTGGCGGTAACCCTGGCCCAGAAAACCAGTGCACCGCGGGCTTCCATCATTTACGAGGCCGGCTCCATGGACGGGCGACCGGCACACCTGCCTTCTTCCGTTGGGGACGCCCGCTGTGAGTACAGGGCTTCGGTATCCTCGGGCCTCCTGGACGTTTTCGGCCAGCTGCAGCGGGGGGTTGTGGACCTGGCCTTTCTGGGCGGGGCGGAAATTGACAAGTATGGCAACGTAAACACCACCGTCATCGGCGGTGACTATTACAATCCCGCGGTACGCCTCACCGGTTCGGGCGGCAACCCGGATATCAACTCCCTGGCCAAGCGCACCGTGTTCATCATGGTTCAGGAGAAGCGCCGTTTTAAAGAACAGGTGGATTATGTCACCTCACCGGGCTGGCGGGTCAAGAAGTGGCCCGGTGGTGAATGGGTCACGCGCCAGGAGGCTTTTGGTTCGGTGTTCCGGGGCGGGCCGGTGGCGGTAATCACCAGCATGGCCGTCTTCCGTTTCGATGAGGAAACGGGAGAGATGTACCTGGATACCGTTCATCCGGGCGTTACCGTAGAAGACGTGAAAAATAACGTGGGTTTCGACCTGGATGTCAGCCGCTGCCGGGGTGAAACTTCTCCCCCCACCTATCATGAGCTGTACCTGCTGCGCAATGTCATTGATCCGGAAGGACTCTTCCTGGGCAGTTGA
- a CDS encoding YkgJ family cysteine cluster protein gives MQKINRDSCIRCGTCCLKGGPTLHHEDKELLLAGYVGHQDLVTIRKGELVFDPLQDTFKPVPRELVKVRGKGKEWSCCFFDEKSSACTIYEHRLLECRLLKCWDTSALESVVGRNTIVRADVINSHDPILKVIEIHERECPYHEVEELISNLSRETDKTKTLARLNELVRKDLAIRFYAISELGLREEFELFIFGRPLFKVLNSWKERRFRSL, from the coding sequence GTGCAGAAAATTAACAGGGACTCCTGTATACGCTGTGGCACCTGTTGCTTGAAAGGCGGCCCGACTCTCCACCATGAAGACAAGGAACTCCTCCTGGCTGGATATGTAGGGCATCAGGACCTGGTAACCATCAGGAAGGGTGAATTGGTGTTCGATCCACTCCAGGACACTTTCAAACCGGTTCCGCGGGAACTGGTCAAGGTGCGCGGGAAAGGGAAGGAATGGTCCTGCTGCTTTTTTGATGAAAAAAGCTCTGCATGCACCATTTACGAGCACCGTCTGCTGGAATGCCGCCTTTTAAAGTGCTGGGATACCTCGGCGCTGGAAAGCGTGGTGGGCAGAAACACCATCGTACGCGCCGACGTTATCAATTCTCACGACCCGATTCTAAAGGTTATCGAGATACATGAGCGGGAATGCCCGTACCATGAGGTTGAAGAGCTAATCTCCAACCTGTCCCGGGAGACGGATAAAACGAAAACCCTGGCCAGGCTGAATGAACTTGTCCGTAAAGACCTGGCCATACGTTTTTACGCCATTTCGGAACTGGGATTGCGTGAGGAGTTCGAGTTGTTTATTTTCGGCCGCCCTTTGTTTAAAGTGCTGAATTCCTGGAAAGAGCGGAGGTTCCGGAGCCTTTGA
- a CDS encoding PrkA family serine protein kinase → MDFLQRLEKHRSLEKELAWEGTFQEYLQIVKERPWVCQLAHARIYNMIKDNGVEEIDGVKRYKFFSSELFGLDRTLEKLVEEYFHPAARRLDVRKRILLLMGPVSGGKSTLVAMLKRGLERYSRTDRGALYGIKGCPMHEEPLHLIPRELRPEFEKEYGVYVEGELCPYCRMMLETEYDGKIENVRVERIFLSEENRVGIGTFTPSDPKSQDIADLTGSVDFSTIAEYGSESDPRAYRFDGELNIANRGIMEFQEMLKCDEKFLWNLLSLSQEGNFKAGRFALIYADEMIVAHTNENEYKAFISNKKNEALHSRIIVMKIPYNLRVSDEIKIYEKLIRQSDLKDIHIAPHALRVAAIFSVLSRLKESKKQGMDIVKKMKLYDGEDVEGFKQKDVTELQNEAPEEGMSGVDPRYVINRLSSALIRTSTRCINALDVLRALKDGLDQHPSITREEKERLLNFISIARKEYDEMAKKEVQKAFVYSYEESARILFDNYLDNVEAYCNGTKLKDPITDEELDPDEKLMRSIEEQIGVSENAKKSFREEILIRLSSYARKGKKFDYTCHERLREAVEKKLFADLKDVVKITTSTKTPDAEQLKRINEVSNKLISEYGYCAVCANELLKYVGSLLNR, encoded by the coding sequence ATGGACTTCCTGCAGCGGCTGGAGAAGCATCGTTCCCTGGAAAAGGAGCTGGCCTGGGAAGGCACTTTTCAGGAGTATTTGCAAATAGTCAAGGAACGTCCCTGGGTATGTCAGCTTGCCCACGCCCGGATCTACAACATGATCAAGGACAACGGTGTAGAAGAAATAGATGGTGTTAAGCGCTATAAATTTTTCTCCAGTGAACTTTTCGGTCTGGATAGGACCCTGGAAAAACTGGTGGAGGAATACTTCCACCCGGCCGCCCGGCGGCTGGACGTGCGCAAGCGCATCCTCTTGCTGATGGGACCGGTGAGCGGCGGCAAATCCACCCTGGTGGCCATGTTAAAGAGGGGCCTGGAGCGGTACAGCCGCACCGACCGGGGGGCCCTTTACGGCATCAAAGGCTGCCCCATGCACGAAGAACCCCTGCATTTAATCCCCAGGGAGCTGAGGCCGGAATTTGAGAAGGAATACGGCGTCTACGTGGAAGGGGAGCTCTGCCCCTACTGTCGCATGATGCTGGAAACGGAATACGACGGCAAGATTGAAAATGTACGGGTGGAAAGGATTTTTCTGTCCGAGGAAAACCGGGTGGGCATAGGCACCTTCACCCCTTCCGACCCCAAGTCCCAGGACATTGCCGATCTCACCGGCAGCGTGGACTTCTCCACCATCGCCGAGTACGGTTCGGAGTCGGATCCCCGGGCTTACCGGTTTGACGGCGAGCTGAACATTGCCAACAGGGGCATCATGGAATTCCAGGAAATGCTAAAATGTGACGAAAAATTCCTGTGGAACCTCCTGAGCCTTTCTCAGGAAGGCAACTTCAAGGCCGGCCGTTTTGCTCTTATTTACGCCGACGAAATGATCGTGGCCCACACCAATGAAAATGAGTACAAGGCCTTCATCAGCAACAAGAAAAACGAAGCCCTGCACTCCCGCATCATTGTCATGAAGATCCCCTACAACCTGCGGGTAAGCGATGAAATAAAGATCTATGAAAAACTAATTCGGCAGAGCGATCTTAAAGATATACATATTGCCCCCCACGCCCTGCGGGTGGCGGCCATCTTCTCGGTTCTCTCAAGGCTGAAGGAAAGCAAGAAACAGGGCATGGACATCGTGAAAAAGATGAAGCTCTACGACGGCGAGGATGTGGAAGGCTTCAAACAAAAGGACGTTACCGAACTGCAAAATGAAGCGCCGGAGGAGGGCATGAGCGGAGTGGACCCCCGCTATGTGATCAACCGCCTCTCCTCTGCCCTCATCCGCACCTCCACCAGGTGCATTAACGCCCTGGATGTGCTGCGGGCGCTGAAAGACGGGCTGGACCAGCACCCTTCCATCACCAGGGAAGAGAAGGAGCGGCTTTTAAACTTCATCTCGATAGCCCGCAAGGAATACGACGAGATGGCCAAAAAGGAAGTGCAGAAGGCCTTCGTCTATTCCTACGAAGAGTCGGCCCGGATACTCTTCGACAACTACCTGGACAATGTGGAGGCCTATTGCAACGGAACCAAATTAAAAGATCCCATTACCGACGAAGAACTGGATCCCGACGAAAAATTGATGCGCTCCATTGAGGAGCAAATCGGCGTGTCCGAAAACGCGAAAAAGAGCTTCCGGGAGGAAATTCTCATCCGCCTGTCCAGCTACGCCCGCAAGGGTAAGAAGTTCGACTACACCTGCCACGAGAGGCTGCGGGAAGCGGTGGAGAAGAAATTGTTTGCCGATTTGAAGGACGTGGTCAAAATCACCACCTCCACCAAGACTCCCGATGCCGAGCAGCTCAAACGCATCAACGAGGTCAGCAACAAGCTCATTTCCGAATACGGGTACTGCGCCGTTTGTGCCAACGAACTGCTGAAATATGTTGGCAGCCTGTTGAACCGCTAG
- a CDS encoding sigma 54-interacting transcriptional regulator has translation MSKRVGLAETIIPDLGDILDSLASNVVAVNKAGEIIYCSPQFARYLEMPREELIGRHIEEFFPGTPLLDVLQDGRPQLGRRLQLKDGVYLVNRTPIWRNGEIVGAISEFQNINEIQNIIDELSSDNARIRELKNLLEQILDLSSDGIVAIDRNYVITMANHNFASFFNRTPEEIIGKNVYEVYGESKPIFPRAMETGEAEYGYLGNLNGHEVIANRVPLIRDGEIVGALGVVAFRDVEELYALIKKIRHLKSELDYYKGELERVHRSKFSFDQIIGRNKQFEAVKETARRVAMTGSTVLILGESGTGKELFAHALHTEGLRSKGPFIKVNCAAVPENLLESELFGYVEGAFTGARKGGQPGKFELAHGGTIFLDEIGDMPLSMQAKLLRVLQEKEIERLGDTRPRRVDVRIIAATNQNLEDLIGKGRFREDLYYRINVVTLNIPPLRERMDDLELLVEHFIKHFNRQFGQRVTGVSAEVMEILMNHHWPGNVRELENVLERAYNVLDGTVIQKKHLPLYLQKAGLAGGQRTAQSGLPRLVEEAEREAILEALAATRGNKRQAAQLLGISRAGLYKKLKRYQIGG, from the coding sequence TTGAGCAAGAGGGTTGGTCTGGCGGAGACAATAATACCGGATCTGGGTGACATTTTAGATTCCCTAGCCAGCAATGTCGTTGCCGTAAACAAGGCAGGGGAGATCATTTATTGCAGTCCGCAGTTTGCCCGCTACCTGGAAATGCCCAGAGAGGAACTGATTGGCCGCCATATTGAAGAGTTTTTTCCGGGAACGCCGCTTCTGGATGTGCTTCAAGACGGGCGGCCGCAGTTGGGACGCCGCCTGCAGTTAAAAGACGGGGTTTACCTGGTCAACCGCACTCCCATCTGGCGTAACGGGGAGATAGTGGGTGCCATATCGGAATTTCAAAATATCAACGAAATCCAGAATATCATCGACGAGCTTTCCAGCGATAACGCCCGCATCCGGGAGCTGAAGAATTTACTGGAACAAATTCTGGATCTGTCCAGTGACGGGATCGTGGCCATAGACCGGAATTACGTGATTACCATGGCCAACCATAATTTTGCCAGCTTCTTTAACAGAACCCCCGAAGAAATTATCGGCAAAAACGTTTATGAAGTATACGGGGAGAGCAAACCCATCTTTCCCCGGGCCATGGAGACGGGGGAAGCGGAATATGGATATTTGGGCAACCTCAACGGCCATGAAGTTATCGCCAACCGGGTGCCCCTTATCCGGGACGGGGAAATTGTCGGGGCCCTGGGAGTGGTAGCCTTTCGGGATGTGGAAGAGTTATACGCCCTGATCAAAAAAATCCGCCACCTCAAAAGCGAGCTGGATTACTATAAAGGCGAGCTGGAGCGGGTTCACCGCAGCAAGTTCAGCTTCGACCAGATTATCGGCCGCAACAAACAATTTGAAGCCGTCAAAGAAACGGCCCGCCGGGTGGCCATGACCGGTTCCACCGTCCTCATCCTGGGGGAGAGCGGCACCGGCAAGGAACTTTTTGCCCACGCCCTGCATACTGAAGGCCTGCGCAGCAAGGGCCCTTTTATCAAGGTTAATTGCGCAGCAGTACCCGAAAATCTCCTGGAGTCGGAGTTATTCGGCTATGTGGAAGGGGCCTTTACCGGGGCCCGGAAAGGCGGGCAGCCGGGCAAGTTCGAGCTGGCCCACGGGGGAACCATCTTTTTGGATGAAATTGGCGATATGCCCCTGTCCATGCAGGCGAAACTCCTGCGGGTCCTGCAGGAGAAGGAAATTGAACGGTTGGGAGATACCAGGCCCCGCCGCGTGGATGTACGGATTATCGCGGCTACCAACCAGAACCTGGAAGATCTGATCGGCAAAGGCCGCTTTCGGGAAGATTTGTATTACCGCATCAACGTAGTCACCTTAAATATTCCCCCTTTGCGGGAACGCATGGACGACCTGGAACTCCTGGTGGAGCACTTCATTAAACATTTCAACCGCCAGTTCGGCCAGCGGGTAACGGGGGTTTCCGCGGAGGTTATGGAAATACTGATGAACCATCACTGGCCGGGTAATGTGCGGGAACTGGAAAATGTTTTGGAACGGGCCTATAACGTGCTGGACGGCACCGTTATCCAGAAAAAACACCTGCCTCTTTACCTGCAAAAGGCCGGCCTGGCCGGGGGGCAGCGGACCGCCCAGAGCGGCCTGCCCAGGCTGGTGGAAGAGGCGGAAAGGGAAGCCATTTTAGAAGCCCTGGCGGCCACCAGAGGCAACAAGCGGCAGGCGGCCCAATTGCTGGGTATATCCCGGGCCGGCCTGTACAAGAAGTTAAAACGGTATCAAATCGGGGGTTAA
- the yhbH gene encoding sporulation protein YhbH produces MSGKYIISREDWSLHRKGEIDRQRHQEKVREAIKKNLADVVSEESIIMSDGNKVIKVPIRSIEEYHFRYDRGKMKHAGQGDGKSKAGDVLGSDPQYGGGKGKGGAGEEPGVDYYEADITIDELAELIFEDLGLPNLDQKKKPELASESVEFKDVRKMGISSNIDRKRTIYEAIKRNALQGKKGLSTITKDDLRYKTWDVTFKYESSAVVLAMMDTSGSMGPFEKYIARSFFFWMVRFLRTKYRNVQIVFLAHHVEARETTEEEFFTKGASGGTRCSSVYKLALEIIENRFPPQDYNIYAFHFSDGDNLASDNENCVRLVNELLKVCNLVGYGEIEGPYYYTSTLRSAYKKITNPRFVSITIKDKKDVYPALKKFFSVAPEQVRH; encoded by the coding sequence ATGTCCGGAAAATACATCATCTCCCGGGAAGACTGGTCGCTGCACCGCAAAGGGGAGATTGACCGGCAGCGTCATCAGGAGAAGGTCCGGGAGGCCATTAAGAAAAACCTGGCGGATGTGGTCAGTGAGGAAAGCATTATCATGTCCGATGGGAATAAAGTAATTAAAGTTCCCATCCGTTCGATAGAAGAATATCATTTCCGCTATGACCGGGGGAAAATGAAGCATGCCGGCCAGGGCGACGGCAAGAGCAAGGCAGGAGACGTACTGGGCAGCGACCCCCAGTATGGGGGAGGAAAGGGCAAAGGTGGGGCCGGTGAAGAGCCGGGCGTAGATTATTATGAAGCCGACATCACCATTGATGAACTGGCCGAACTGATCTTTGAGGACCTGGGCCTGCCCAACCTGGATCAAAAGAAAAAACCCGAACTGGCTTCCGAATCGGTGGAATTTAAAGACGTCCGCAAGATGGGCATTTCCAGCAATATCGACCGCAAGCGGACCATCTACGAGGCCATTAAACGCAATGCCCTGCAGGGCAAAAAAGGCCTCTCCACCATAACCAAAGACGACCTGCGCTACAAAACCTGGGATGTCACCTTCAAGTACGAATCCAGCGCCGTGGTTCTGGCCATGATGGACACTTCGGGCAGTATGGGACCCTTTGAGAAGTACATCGCCCGCAGCTTCTTTTTCTGGATGGTGCGGTTTTTGCGCACCAAATACAGGAATGTGCAAATTGTTTTCCTGGCCCACCACGTGGAGGCGAGGGAAACCACCGAAGAGGAATTTTTCACGAAGGGAGCCAGCGGTGGCACCCGCTGCTCATCGGTCTACAAACTGGCCCTGGAGATCATTGAAAACCGTTTCCCGCCCCAGGACTACAACATTTATGCCTTTCACTTTTCCGACGGCGACAACCTGGCCTCGGACAACGAAAATTGTGTCAGGCTGGTCAATGAGCTCTTAAAGGTATGCAACCTGGTGGGTTACGGGGAAATCGAAGGGCCGTATTACTATACCAGCACCCTGCGTTCGGCATACAAAAAAATAACCAATCCCAGATTCGTTTCCATTACCATTAAGGATAAAAAGGACGTGTACCCTGCCTTGAAAAAATTTTTCAGTGTGGCACCGGAGCAAGTGAGACATTAG